One Thermoanaerobacterales bacterium genomic window carries:
- the groES gene encoding co-chaperone GroES: MIKPLGDRVVVKPLPMEERTKGGIVLPDTAKEKPQKGEVVAVGPGRLLDNGQRVAIDLKAGDKVLYSKYAGNEVKIDDVEYLILRETDILGIIE, from the coding sequence TTGATTAAGCCGCTAGGAGATCGTGTGGTGGTCAAGCCTCTGCCGATGGAGGAGCGCACCAAGGGTGGGATCGTGCTCCCCGACACGGCCAAGGAAAAGCCTCAGAAGGGCGAGGTCGTCGCCGTCGGCCCGGGCCGGCTGCTGGACAACGGTCAGCGGGTGGCCATCGACCTCAAGGCCGGTGACAAGGTTCTCTACTCCAAGTATGCCGGTAACGAGGTCAAGATCGACGACGTCGAATACCTCATCCTGCGCGAGACCGATATCCTGGGTATTATCGAATAA